ataaaaatgagcgtgctaattaccaaattcaaatataataatttaatcttactatccccgtaagtcccgcggacgctatatcacgtccgaaattataatcaaaattcaacatagatgtaaaaccccacattgtttaagctggtaaccctaggaattagcgacgttaacaattaggaagatagattatattgtttaatttattgactattttgttttagaaagtgaatcagcagatggcttgagcgtgagataataatataatcctgggccgtcatatgatttcttggaaaaagctcagaagggcacgtatctgccgcatatccaaactagtttcccggtgaccaagaacgctgcgcggagctgtgaagcagaaaatgtccgataaccggatagatgtaataacaacttgtaaccatttgccatatcagtgtatgtattatgaaaatatttatatcttaataatacgtaactttttgttaccttttatatttcacgaatttctgaatatagtacctaatcattatcttttaacgtatttttttacttatttgtgaaatgctcatttaagagcccaacaacgtgcacactagcgccactgctaaataatcgtgattatttaaatttaacgacatgtatttaaaaaaggggccgctacggactgtattgtgtatttaggtacctgtCGAGCGTAGTTACTGTGGGGCTCGCAGATTCCGAAGTCAGGAACCCGTACGacggctggaacgcgctggctggcTGCTGCAGATTACCTTCTTGATACCGCTACCACCATTACCGGGAGTGTAGTTGGAgtttaataaaaacacatatgtatgttataAGAAAACTCTGGAGAGTGTTGGGAGGCTGGTGCCTCTGTGGCTATTGATGAGTGAGTGACAAGCACCCAGGGTGGGCGCGTATATATAGGCGCGCTCGGCGCGATCCCCACCGTAGGTACTTTAGGCCACGCCTACTCAAGGCGTGGGTGTTACGTGcagagtaagtattttatttattgaaccaATCACAGTAGCGTATTAgaaatgtttacaaaattaggGAAAAAGggtaatatttaattggggAACAAtaaagacttataactagacacgtgacataataaaatgataaaaaataagACACAAGTTACATGGTAAAATAAGACACAAGTTACATGGTAAAAATAGACACACAAAAATAGATTAACATAAAAGaacgattaaaactaaacatgtatgattaaaaactagctatacacgacaatctcccccacgtgtgtcaacaccgtctgATTGCGAGGAGTATATAGGTATAAGCCgggaaactgggcggcggacgtcacctgcgcggGTGCGAACAATGGCTACTCTTACGTGGCCATCAGGGCCGGGAAAGAGTTGTGCGATTACGCCTCTAGGCCATattcctcgtggcatggagctgTCCGCTACGATGACTACGTCGCCTACATGTAGTTTCTTCACGTTCTGATGAGCACCGGGCCGagggaggaggctgggtcggtattctcgctgccagcgcctccaaaaaTGGTCGGCTAAGGTCTGCGCTGTCTTCCATGACGAGAGTGACATAGTCGCGTCTGTGAAGACGCCCAGTGGTGACATTGAGCTCGATCGCCCGATGAGAAAATGGTTCGGCGTCCGAGCTTCGCTGTCTAGgtctggattcactggtgtcaacGGTCGAGAGTTGACTATGTGCTCGGCTTCCAGCAGTAATGTATGCAGAACTTCTTCGTGAGGTGCTCTCTCTTTGAGTGTTACCTTTAGTGACCTTTTCACGCTGCCTACGAGCCCATGCACCGCCGGCGGAAGGGTTGCCGGGCGGTATCTTTTTCCAGGTTATGGCTCGCTCGATCAAAAATGGCTTTAAAGTGTCGGGCAGCGTCTTCTTGGCTTCTGCCAGTTCTCGCTCTGCGCCGTAAAAGTTGGTGGCGTTGTCAGAGTAAAGAACTGTAGGCGTGCCGCGTCGCGCTATCATTCTGCGCAAGGAAAGTATCATAGAGGATGCCGAAAGTGAGGCGGCAAGCTCTAAGTGCACAGCGCGTGTCGTGAGGCATGTGTATAGTACACCCCATCTCTTTTCGCGGCGGCGGCCTATTGTGATttgcatagggccaaacaggtcTACGGCTGCAGCGGTAAATGGCGGTTGATTCGCCTGGAGCCTCTCTGGCGGGAGGTCGCCTACAGGAACCTTGAGTGTGGTTCCTTTATAGGTCCGACACCATTGGCACTTGTTCGCTATATAGCGAATATTACCGCGCAGCCCGATAATAAAATATCTCTGcttcaactcgttgatgacggtTGCGTGGTTGCCGTGGTCGAAGAGCGCATGAAAATGATGTATTAGCAGCTTGACGAAGTCTTCTTTTGCGTGTAGGACGGGTATGTGCACGTCTTTGTCAATTCTAGCGTTTAGCACTATGACTCCGTTCTTATCAAGTTGTATTGCTATCTTATGCAGCGGAGACTTCTTCGGTAGAGGCCGCCCAGTTTTCAATAGCTTAATCTCCTCTGGAAAggcagcatgttgactccggcgaattagcaatatctctgctaaatTTAAATGCCCCTTATTCATTTCTGTATCTGTTTTCTTAGATAGCAGTGAGGCTTTAAAtacctcggcggcaaccagaaccctagcggtggcgcgaactagTCGTACGAACTTTGAGAACCTACTTACCTCCGGCAGGTACTCAAACTTATTTTTCGCGACACCTACTGAGCATACGAGTTTGTTGACGCGCTCTTCGCCCGTATCGGCGACGGGCGTTGGCGCTTTTTCGGTCGGCCAATGCTCTTCGGGTTTACGTATAAAATCGGGCCCTATGAACCACCGGTGGTTCACTCCGAATTGCGCAGGTATACCGCGAGTCGCGTCGTCAGCCACGTTAGCTGCACTAGGCACCCAGCGCCAGTTGGCGGGGGTGGTAGTGTTCTCGATTTCTGCTAACCTATGTGCTACGAATGTTTTATACCTACGTGGGTCCGAACGTATCCACGTGAGCGCCGTTTTGGAGTCAGACCAAAAATACTTGTCCTTTATTACGTAATCTGACTCCTTGACTATGGTTTCCGCTAATCTAGTAGCTAGTACGCAGCTCTGCAATTCCATCCTCGGAATGCTAACTAAATACACGGCCGCGGCATATATTTTTTCGCTCGCGTCGCAAAAAACATGCATATATGCCTCCCTATTAAATGCGGGCACGTGTCGCGGAATCTCTAAGTCTCGTAATTGTTGTACGTTATCGATGAACGATCGCCAGGCGGGTGCGAGAgagacgggtataggcgagtcccaacCGATTCCTGTCCTCCATATTTCCTGCATTAACGCCTTGCCTAAGACGGATATGGGGCTTACGTAACCGATCGGATCAAATATTGACATCGCGCTACTCGTTACCTGTCGCTTCGTTGGCAATTTCTGACCGTTAAGTACGTCTTCGGGCGTATTACGAAAGTTCACGTTGAAACCTAAGGTGTCACGCTTGTGATTCCATTTCAAACCTAAGGCACGTTCGCTCTCGCTCGCGCCTAACAAAGACGTTTCCTCTTTGCTATTAATTACGTCAGAAATTACCGCAGGGTGGTTCGAAGCGAACCCGCGGAGTTCGAAGGACGCGCGCATGTTTAGCTCGTAAATATCGTTTACTACGCGTCTGGCGTGCTCCTCTGACGTGTCGAGGGCGATCAACATGTCGTCCATGTacgtatttttaattgttttttcagCTGCGATTGGAAACTCAGTACTATGCGTTTTTGCGTTTTCGTTTTTGACATATAACACGGTTGTCGGCGACGCTGCCGATCCAAATATAAGCCGCTTCATTCTGTACTCTTGTGGAGGAGATGTACGGTCTTCCCCCctccaaacgaaacgtaacgcgtCCCGATCTCGCTCTACTATTTCGATCTGTAAAAACATCTCTTTGACGTCGGCTATCACCGCGATTTTACCTTCGCGGAATCGCACTAATACGCCAAAAAGTGACTCTAACAAGTCGGGGCCGGCTAACAGCGCGCTGTTGAGTGAACGTCCGTATGCTGTAGCAGCCGCGTCCCAAACTAACCGCATTTTACCGCGCTGTGGGTGAAATGTGGGGAAATGAGCTAGGTACCACGTCCGAGGTGAATCGGGGGGCGGGGGCGAGTtcattttctccgcgtaacctttaTCGAGCAAATTGTTCATGTGTTTCGTATATTCGGCTTTCAACTTTACGTCGCGGTCTAGTTTACGTTCTAGACTGAATAGCCGCTTTAAcgcttgcgctcggttatcggggagttttTCGTCGTCAGTTCGCCATAATAAGCCCGCTCGATACCGATTCTCCCCCGGTATCTTATCACACGTGGCTTTTAATAAGTCTAGCGCGCGTTGGTCGGGATCGGCCCGAGGCAACTTTTGCGAAACGCCTAACGATTCTATGTCGAAATGCTGTTTCATAAGCTCTAGAGCTTCGTCGTCCGCGGTTTTAGGCCGTGCGTGCCCAACAAAATTTACCGCGGCGCGACGCGTTCGGTCTGGGCCGTGTAGGACCCATCCTAATCTAGTTAGACTCGCGACGGGAAGGTTAGGCGGGCCGTCTATGACTTGCCGAGAAATGATGAGGTGCCAGTTATCTTGGCCTATCACGATAGTAGGTACTGACGTCGGGTAACTTAACTCGTCCGCGATTTTCGACAAATGTTCGCACTTGTCGACTAAGTCACGTGGTACGCCTTGCGAACCTATACCTATATCGCCTATCGTGAGCACCTCCATTAACTCCAAATGTCGGCTACAAAAACCCCTAATCGCGACCTGTAGTGAATACGAATCAGGGTCTGTGACTCTGCCGCCTATTCCTTCAATTTCTAGCGTCTCTCCGCGTACACGAGGCGCGATTTTGTCAGCTGTCTCGTGCAGCATTAAAGTCATTGCCGCGCCTTCATCGAGTAGCGCGAGGGTTTGTACGGTACCTAAAGGTCCCGACACCTCCACAGGCAtgactttaagatacgtttgCGGGAGTCTAATATTGTTTACAGATACGGCCGGCGTACTGTTACCGTTCGCGGGCGCGGCCGCGTTCAGTCCGTGTAACAGCTTACTgtgtccggcttcgcactgattTACACCGCACGCGACGTATTTACACTTAAACGGCCTACGGTGATTCACGTCCAAACATCTGTAGCACAATCTAGCACCCTTCACCAGATCCCAACGCTCAGATATCGTTGCGGCTAAAAACTTGGAGCACGCACTGACTTTGTGCTCGTTCCCGCTCTTACAAATGGCGCACGTGCTGCGCGAGACAGGGACGGACGATATCTGCTGTTTGGGTCTAGCTCCGGTTGacgcgggtttttttttattgttattttcgcGTGGTTTTACTTGTGCGACAGTATGTTTACTACGCGATCTACTCTCCGTTTCGCGTGGGTAATCTTCGTGGAAATCTGACTCCGAGCCCGTGCTACAGTCGCGGGAGAACGCGGGGACGCGAGATCTAGAGGGAGCGTTGCTCGACCGCCTAGGTTCGTGTTCAAAAGATACCGTGTTCACTACAGCTCGCGATCTAGTAGCCGGTCTGCGGTTTACGCGTTTGGCTGCAGTACTAATATCGTTGAGAAACTCAGATAAAGCGGCTAAGCCGGGAGTTTCCGAATTTGTCTGCCTATATTTGGCCCATTCGTAACGcactatcaaatttaatttgtccACTATTTTGTTCACTAGTTCAGGCGCGTGCAAATATTTTTCTTGACGCAATGATTTTACGGTGGCGACGGCGTTCGCGATATGCGCGGCAAACGACGAGATATTAGCATTGTCTTCCGACAAACGTTTGCATGCGTTTGATATTATGCAGCTCCGTAAGCACAATTTCCTCGGGGTCGCCAAATTGCCGTTCTAGCGCTTCCATAATTTCGTATGGATCCTGAACAGTGTACATGATcgattttacggccgtccggGCCTCGCCTTTAAGCGCGCGTCTGATTCTACTGACattattgacggcactaaacatgggcgacgtgTCCTCGAACTCCGCTCTAAACGATATCCAttcggtgatatctccgccgaacGGGGGTAACTCAGGCGGCTTGTGATACATCGGCGGGTAGGTACCGTGTGGTACCTCTAAATATCGCGGTTGCGGTTTGCTGGCCCGGTtgggcgcggcgcgcggcgcggtcTCTTTCGGCGGCGGGATTTTTACGTTTTTACGCGCGATCTCGCGCTGTAGCGtcgcttgtcgttctacccaacttctagttcGTACCTCGGCCTCGGACTCGACACTGCCGCCGTCAGACTGCGCCTTAACTTGGGCAATCTGCAGCATTAACTTGGCAGTATCGGACTCTGCTTTGGCTACGACTAGAGCGGCTTTACGAACCTCGAGCTCTGCTAACAGCACGGTTAATTCACTATCGCGGTCCCTACTTACCGATTCGCGAACAGACCTAACTGACTCGCGAACAGACGGCGCTCGCGGCGGTGGCGCAACAACGGGTGGCACTAAAGTATTCGACCGACTGCGAACTACCACTGTATCGTTATGACGCTCGTCTGAGTGTACCGACTCATTTTCTTTCTCATCACTAGTTTTCTGGTCGCCACTGGTGCCTTTGCTCCACGTATTGGTTGCGCCGGACGTAGTATTGCCGGACGAGGGCGTAGGCGTGGGGACAGGCAGGTCCCGTTTGCGTGAGCGTAGTGATCTTCCGTCTTGCGacatcttcttctttcttgatttttacgcacacaacacaacacaacacttgacacacgcggggggtccctaactATATACAAATTTACCTGCCTAACGCCTATGCTCTGACGCTACCGAGCGCAGCGTCAGTGcccctaagcgtggatccctcggtgcactgaatctcccgcaatggctAAAGTGCAAGGCCTAGAGCGTTCGAAAACAGTGTGATGGTATCACCATATGACACATGCAACtaaagttgccaggacacgtgagtGGAGGCGAACCTACAACACTGCACGGTCCACCGGCAAGCCGGTAATGGTGGGTTACGGAAAAGGTTGGTAGATAAGGTCTGAGCCGAAGCGAACTTCGGGGGCTCAGCGCGTTCGTTTTTCTTATTTCTTTGTTCTCCTGAATTAAGTATAGTTCTACTTAAAAttcagcgcgtacttgtttctttcttcaTTCGGCAAACGAAGGACCATAATGTCGAGCGTAGTTACTGTGGGGCTCGCAGATTCCGAAGTCAGGAACCCGTACGacggctggaacgcgctggctggcTGCTGTAGATTACCTTCTTGATACCGCTACCACCATTACCGGGAGTGTAGTTGGAgtttaataaaaacacatatgtatgttataAGAAA
The Cydia splendana chromosome 20, ilCydSple1.2, whole genome shotgun sequence DNA segment above includes these coding regions:
- the LOC134800656 gene encoding uncharacterized protein LOC134800656; the protein is MSQDGRSLRSRKRDLPVPTPTPSSGNTTSGATNTWSKGTSGDQKTSDEKENESVHSDERHNDTVVVRSRSNTLVPPVVAPPPRAPSVRESVRSVRESVSRDRDSELTVLLAELEVRKAALVVAKAESDTAKLMLQIAQVKAQSDGGSVESEAEVRTRSWVERQATLQREIARKNVKIPPPKETAPRAAPNRASKPQPRYLEVPHGTYPPMYHKPPELPPFGGDITEWISFRAEFEDTSPMFSAVNNVSRIRRALKGEARTAVKSIMYTVQDPYEIMEALERQFGDPEEIVLTELHNIKRMQTPATRSRAVVNTVSFEHEPRRSSNAPSRSRVPAFSRDCSTGSESDFHEDYPRETESRSRSKHTVAQVKPRENNNKKKPASTGARPKQQISSVPVSRSTCAICKSGNEHKVSACSKFLAATISERWDLVKGARLCYRCLDVNHRRPFKCKYVACGVNQCEAGHSKLLHGLNAAAPANGNSTPAVSVNNIRLPQTYLKVMPVEVSGPLGTVQTLALLDEGAAMTLMLHETADKIAPRVRGETLEIEGIGGRVTDPDSYSLQVAIRGFCSRHLELMEVLTIGDIGIGSQGVPRDLVDKCEHLSKIADELSYPTSVPTIVIGQDNWHLIISRQVIDGPPNLPVASLTRLGWVLHGPDRTRRAAVNFVGHARPKTADDEALELMKQHFDIESLGVSQKLPRADPDQRALDLLKATCDKIPGENRYRAGLLWRTDDEKLPDNRAQALKRLFSLERKLDRDVKLKAEYTKHMNNLLDKGYAEKMNSPPPPDSPRTWYLAHFPTFHPQRGKMRLVWDAAATAYGRSLNSALLAGPDLLESLFGVLVRFREGKIAVIADVKEMFLQIEIVERDRDALRFVWRGEDRTSPPQEYRMKRLIFGSAASPTTVLYVKNENAKTHSTEFPIAAEKTIKNTYMDDMLIALDTSEEHARRVVNDIYELNMRASFELRGFASNHPAVISDVINSKEETSLLGASESERALGLKWNHKRDTLGFNVNFRNTPEDVLNGQKLPTKRQVTSSAMSIFDPIGYVSPISVLGKALMQEIWRTGIGWDSPIPVSLAPAWRSFIDNVQQLRDLEIPRHVPAFNREAYMHVFCDASEKIYAAAVYLVSIPRMELQSCVLATRLAETIVKESDYVIKDKYFWSDSKTALTWIRSDPRRYKTFVAHRLAEIENTTTPANWRWVPSAANVADDATRGIPAQFGVNHRWFIGPDFIRKPEEHWPTEKAPTPVADTGEERVNKLVCSVGVAKNKFEYLPEVSRFSKFVRLVRATARVLVAAEVFKASLLSKKTDTEMNKGHLNLAEILLIRRSQHAAFPEEIKLLKTGRPLPKKSPLHKIAIQLDKNGVIVLNARIDKDVHIPVLHAKEDFVKLLIHHFHALFDHGNHATVINELKQRYFIIGLRGNIRYIANKCQWCRTYKGTTLKVPVGDLPPERLQANQPPFTAAAVDLFGPMQITIGRRREKRWGVLYTCLTTRAVHLELAASLSASSMILSLRRMIARRGTPTVLYSDNATNFYGAERELAEAKKTLPDTLKPFLIERAITWKKIPPGNPSAGGAWARRQREKVTKGNTQRESTSRRSSAYITAGSRAHSQLSTVDTSESRPRQRSSDAEPFSHRAIELNVTTGRLHRRDYVTLVMEDSADLSRPFLEALAARIPTQPPPSARCSSEREETTCRRRSHRSGQLHATRNMA